The genomic segment GTGCCCACCAAATCATAGGGATCTATTCCTGCGCCCCCCGTTGTCTTCAGCTCATCCGGCGCAAAAATGCGTTCCCAGGAGTTTGCAATCTGGCCGCGCGCCAACGTGTCGCCAAAGGCAACGGACGGGATTTCTACGCGCACGCGCGTAATATCATTCGGGCCGTCGGGGTCGAGCACGACGGCGCGAATATCCAAAAAAACGAGATCGGTATCGCTGGCCGAAGCGCGCGTTCTGACATGCGCGGACGTCACCGTCGCAGTTTCCACTAGCGGCAGAGCATCAAGACGAAAATTTATCGTGCTGGTTTGGCGGGAAAAAACCTCGACGGCCAGCGTGTCGGCAGCATAGCCGGAGGCTTCGGCGACGAGCGTGTAGGGAGCGGGCGGCAACGCGCTAAACAGGAATCTGCCGTTGGCATCGCTTTGCATGCTGGCGCCGCTCTGCGACAGCAAAGAAACCCGCGCACCGGAAAGAAATTGAAAAGGTTGATAATAACTCGTGATTTGTCCGGCGATGCTGCCTTTATCGGTGAAGTTGGGGGATTGCGGATCGAGCGGGTTGCTGTGTTCGGCAGGCGTGGTGCACGACCATAAGATGAGAGCACCAGCCAAGGCGCGGCACATGCGCCCCCCGCCGCGCAGGAAACGCTTCAAGCGAGAAATGTCCATTTGAATCCACATAAACCACAAGCCCGGAGGTAGGAAGCACGGCCGAGTATTTTACGACATCATGCCACAAATAAATCTATCAATTTTGCTTTCGACAAAATTGACGCGAAAGAATTGCAATTTTGCAAGAATCAAACCAGATAACTCAATCATCATGAGCGCTGCAATATAGAGATTTACCCAGGATTATCAAATGAAAAGCTTGAGGTTTCGATGTGATATTTTGTTCACACAATGGGCCGCAATTTTGGCGAGCAAGACATGCACTCTTAGAAATGGTGTTCGAGCGCATTTTTTGCTCACGTGAGCATCTGAAGTGACAAAACAAACGCAAATTGCAGATTTTATTTGACTATTTGTGCTGGCATCCGGTTTGATTGGGTATTTTCATGGTGATTGCCGAGTACATTTGAGCGCTCAAAAATCTTGGGAATGGTTTCTTGTGGCCGCGGATTTGGAAGCGGTTGAGAAGCCAATGACAAGCTTCTGCAGAGCTGCTACAAACATTATTTTCAAAAGAATTCTTTCAACTTTTATCAAGGGACAAGCAAATGCATCGACGCAAGGTACAACGCCTGAGTTGGATGCTGTGTGTGGCTAGTGGGTTATTGTTGATTGCAGCCGCGGCTTCGGCGCAAACGTTACAGCTTTCGCGCCATGGTGATTTCTCCACCGCTGACGGCATTTTTTCATTCGCCGACACGCTGCATGCCCGGGTGAGGGCGGCGAATATCAATTATCTCGACTTGGAAAAAAATGAATTCCGTCTGCACGCTGACAGCGGCGGCCATCAGGTCGAAGGCGCATTTTTCAACAATTTTAACGGCACGTATGATGCGCACATTCCGCTGTCCGGCTTGCATCGCAACCAAAGGTGGTGGAGGTTTCGCGCTGAAATCCGGGATCGCAGCAACGGTGAATTCAAAACCGAAGTGCCGCTTACGATTGAAGCGATGCCCGGCGTGGGCGATACGCTGGTGGTGACGGCGCGCATCGAAGCCATCGGCCAGAACTTTCTCACGCTTTCCGGCCAAACGATTTTTGTCGATAATGAAACAGCCGTGCTGGAGCCTTCCGGCGTGGCGTTGTTGTTTCAGGATTTGCGGAAAGACTGGAAGGTGCAAGTGCTGGCGGAACGCCGCAATGACAACAGATTGTGGGCGAAATTGATTTTGGTGCTGGAACGTTCCGCCGAATTCGAAATCGAAACCGAAGGCTACATTGCGAGCATTCAGGGCATGGCGGTGACGGTTAACAACATTCGTTTCATGGTGACGAACGCCACGGAAATACGCGATCGCGCCGGCAACCTCGCGACCATCGCAGCGCTAAGAATCGGCATGCTGGTGGAAGCCAAGGGCAAGCGCAACGCCAATGGCGAGGTGACGGCCTTGCGCATCACGATCAAAGATGAAAACACCGGCGGCCATGAAATCGAGTTGACCGGCCACATCACCGCGCTGATTGACAGTTTTCCGCGCTACATCGTCGTGACCAACACGGCGTTTGAGGTTAATAATGCCACGGAAATTCTGGGTTTTGACAATGAGCCGATCCGCTTTACCGATTTGCGCGCCGGCGAGATCGTGGAGGTGAAAGGCCACACGCGGCCGAACAATCTTCCCCTTGCCGAACGCATCAAACGTGAAAGCAACAACGGCGACGAGCTGGAGGTGCGCGGCCTCATTTCAAATCTTGCCAACACCAGCCTCACGGTAAACGGCTTTGAGTTTACCGTTCTGGCCTCCACTGTGATTCTCGATCAGAGCAACAATTTTATCACTTTTGGCGATTTGCGCACCGGTATGCTGGTGCATGTGCGCGGCGACAAGCAGGCAGACGGCACGCTGGTCGCAACACGAATACAAATCGAAGGCAACACCAATCGCGAAATCGAGATCCGGGGTTTCATCGACCGTCTCACGGAGAACAGCATTACGGTGTTGGGCGTGACTTTTTCGGTGAATGACTCCACCGTCGTACTCGACGAAAACAATATGCGCACGAGTTTTTCCGCCCTGCGCACCGGCATGCTCGTCGAGGTGAAAGGTTTTGTCACGGCCGCCGGGATTTTATATGCCCAGCGCATCAAAATCGAAAATTTCAATCGCGAAGAGATCGAGTTGCGCGGCCTCATTACCGTGATCAACTCGTCAGATAGGTTTATCGACGTCGCAGGCCTCCGGTTCTTCGTCACGGCAGCCACCGAAATCATTGGCAAGAATGGCGAGTTGCTGTCATTTGAGGCGCTTCAGGTCGGCATTGTGGTGGAAGTGCGCGCCAGGTTGGACGGCGGCCGCTGGGTCGCTTCGCGCATTCACGTTGAAGATCGTATCGATCCCATTCTTGAAATTTTTGGCCAGATCGAGAGTTTGAACCGCGACAGTTTGAATACGTTCACGCTGTTC from the Cytophagia bacterium CHB2 genome contains:
- a CDS encoding T9SS type A sorting domain-containing protein; protein product: MHRRKVQRLSWMLCVASGLLLIAAAASAQTLQLSRHGDFSTADGIFSFADTLHARVRAANINYLDLEKNEFRLHADSGGHQVEGAFFNNFNGTYDAHIPLSGLHRNQRWWRFRAEIRDRSNGEFKTEVPLTIEAMPGVGDTLVVTARIEAIGQNFLTLSGQTIFVDNETAVLEPSGVALLFQDLRKDWKVQVLAERRNDNRLWAKLILVLERSAEFEIETEGYIASIQGMAVTVNNIRFMVTNATEIRDRAGNLATIAALRIGMLVEAKGKRNANGEVTALRITIKDENTGGHEIELTGHITALIDSFPRYIVVTNTAFEVNNATEILGFDNEPIRFTDLRAGEIVEVKGHTRPNNLPLAERIKRESNNGDELEVRGLISNLANTSLTVNGFEFTVLASTVILDQSNNFITFGDLRTGMLVHVRGDKQADGTLVATRIQIEGNTNREIEIRGFIDRLTENSITVLGVTFSVNDSTVVLDENNMRTSFSALRTGMLVEVKGFVTAAGILYAQRIKIENFNREEIELRGLITVINSSDRFIDVAGLRFFVTAATEIIGKNGELLSFEALQVGIVVEVRARLDGGRWVASRIHVEDRIDPILEIFGQIESLNRDSLNTFTLFGRTFLVTNTTVFLDRDNQPITFDDLNVGDFVEVRAQVAPSGTLVALRVKLRNSPNNDEFEFTGSINLLSFNVIRVDAFEFLVNAATVYLGTDEQPITIEDLHLGMTVQVTAKWQVNGALVALRVKVEERRSLAGIITQVSGNTLFVQGLPHVITANSLILDTQNRLAGLTALQVNQQVELVAQSNQSQLEIVTLRVVSGIVTGVGGNDQPEAAPQTFALYQNYPNPFNPSTVIRFALPQAGSVRLAVYNILGRRIRTLMEGVRPAGDYQVTWDSRDDSGNLAASGIYFYRLESNGLTQTRKLTLIR
- a CDS encoding carboxypeptidase regulatory-like domain-containing protein: MWIQMDISRLKRFLRGGGRMCRALAGALILWSCTTPAEHSNPLDPQSPNFTDKGSIAGQITSYYQPFQFLSGARVSLLSQSGASMQSDANGRFLFSALPPAPYTLVAEASGYAADTLAVEVFSRQTSTINFRLDALPLVETATVTSAHVRTRASASDTDLVFLDIRAVVLDPDGPNDITRVRVEIPSVAFGDTLARGQIANSWERIFAPDELKTTGGAGIDPYDLVGTAFHVIVTDAPGEIVTSPPFQLARVIVEEPYPLDPANGVTLTTGAPQLKWQTPPLAFEHTFTLHVYKIVSGFQALLLTIPGLPAGSNTAPYPGRLTSGSYFWTVTIVDRFGNSSRSKEATFQVE